Proteins encoded by one window of Triplophysa rosa linkage group LG19, Trosa_1v2, whole genome shotgun sequence:
- the LOC130569954 gene encoding importin-5-like yields MAAVLLRRLLSSSFEEVYPSMTLDIQTAVKTELLAGIQSETSSNIRKKISDIAAELSRNLIDDDGNNQWPEILKFLFDSVNSQDVCQREAALHIFWNFPGIFGNQQQHYLEVIKRMLVQCMQDQDNPQIRALSARAAASFILSNEGNTALLKHFSDLLPGILQAVNESCYSGDDSVLKSLVEIADTAPKYLRPNLEATLQLSLKVRPDIS; encoded by the exons ATGGCGGCCGTGTTGTTGCGGCGGCTGCTGTCGTCATCTTTCGAGGAGGTCTATCCCAGCATGACCCTCGACATACAGACCGCTGTCAAGACAGAGCTGCTCGCTGGAATCCAGTCTGAAACTTCCTCCAACATCCGCAAGAAGATCTCTGACATCGCTGCCGAGCTCTCTCGCAATCTCATCG ATGATGACGGGAACAATCAGTGGCCGGAGATCCTGAAGTTTCTCTTTGATTCGGTGAACTCGCAGGACGTCTGCCAACGAGAAGCAGCGCTGCATATTTTCTG gAATTTTCCAGGCATCTTTGGTAACCAGCAGCAGCATTATCTGGAGGTCATCAAACGCATGTTAGTGCAGTGCATGCAAGATCAGGACAACCCACAG ATTCGAGCTCTGTCTGCACGCGCAGCGGCGTCCTTCATTCTGTCCAATGAGGGTAACACAGCCCTGTTAAAACACTTCTCAGATCTTCTGCCCGGCATTCTGCAG GCGGTCAATGAAAGCTGTTACAGCGGTGATGACTCTGTGCTGAAATCATTGGTGGAGATAGCAGACACCGCCCCCAAATACCTGAGACCCAATCTGGAGGCCACGCTTCAGCTCAGCCTAAAGGTACGTCCAGACATCTCATGA